In a genomic window of Rhodovulum sp. P5:
- the puhA gene encoding photosynthetic reaction center subunit H: protein MVNAFFGNFDLAALAIWSFWLFFAGLVFHLQRMNMHEGYPLEDEAGNPAPNQGMFPLPAEKTFILPHGKGELTVPNGKTDPRNANLPLKKTNPNNGYPLVPTGDPMIDGVGPAAWCAREDEPELTGQGHPKIVPLASLKSFKVSAGRDPRGMPVEAADGEIVGKIVDMWVDEPEAVVRYLELELDGAHGGGRRLLPMPLARIGFFQKKVMVHSIYGKHFANVPTIKSSTQVTKLEEEKVSAYYAGGKLYADIDERLDAQFQL from the coding sequence ATGGTCAACGCATTCTTTGGAAACTTCGATCTGGCCGCCTTGGCGATCTGGTCGTTCTGGCTGTTCTTCGCTGGGCTGGTATTCCACCTCCAGCGCATGAACATGCATGAAGGCTATCCCCTGGAAGACGAGGCGGGCAATCCCGCGCCGAACCAGGGCATGTTCCCGCTTCCCGCGGAAAAAACCTTCATCCTGCCCCACGGCAAGGGTGAACTGACCGTGCCGAACGGCAAGACCGATCCGCGCAACGCGAATCTGCCGCTCAAGAAAACCAACCCGAACAACGGCTACCCGCTGGTTCCCACCGGCGATCCGATGATCGACGGCGTCGGCCCGGCCGCGTGGTGTGCCCGTGAGGATGAGCCGGAACTGACCGGTCAGGGCCATCCGAAAATCGTGCCGCTGGCCTCGCTGAAATCGTTCAAGGTCAGCGCCGGTCGCGATCCGCGCGGCATGCCCGTCGAGGCCGCCGATGGCGAAATCGTCGGCAAGATCGTCGACATGTGGGTGGACGAACCGGAAGCCGTCGTGCGCTATCTGGAACTGGAACTCGACGGCGCCCATGGTGGCGGCCGCCGCCTGCTGCCGATGCCGCTGGCCCGTATCGGCTTCTTCCAGAAAAAGGTGATGGTGCACTCGATCTACGGCAAGCACTTCGCCAATGTGCCGACCATCAAATCCTCGACCCAGGTCACCAAGCTGGAAGAGGAAAAGGTCAGCGCCTACTACGCCGGCGGCAAGCTTTACGCCGACATCGACGAGCGGCTTGACGCGCAGTTCCAACTCTGA
- the puhC gene encoding photosynthetic complex assembly protein PuhC, with protein MAARKSNKPPVHPDDEKIPPFLLKGMLALCLVALLIAGYARFTDRPLEAMPDLAEPIAAERQVVLVGSMTGAATVYDTEGNVIHEFPADKGGFVAGIWRVLQRERGKIDAPMDAPVRLVRYESGRISMFDDLTGWRAELVGFGADNKAAFARLLD; from the coding sequence ATGGCCGCAAGAAAATCGAACAAGCCTCCCGTCCATCCGGATGACGAGAAAATCCCCCCGTTTCTGCTGAAGGGCATGTTGGCCCTTTGCTTGGTCGCGCTGCTGATTGCCGGCTATGCGCGGTTCACCGACCGCCCGCTGGAGGCGATGCCGGATCTGGCCGAACCGATCGCCGCAGAGCGGCAGGTCGTGCTTGTGGGCAGCATGACGGGGGCGGCCACGGTGTATGACACCGAAGGAAATGTGATTCACGAGTTCCCTGCCGACAAGGGCGGGTTTGTCGCCGGTATCTGGCGGGTTCTTCAGCGGGAGCGTGGCAAGATCGACGCCCCGATGGATGCCCCCGTACGGCTTGTCCGCTATGAAAGCGGGCGCATTTCTATGTTCGACGACCTGACCGGTTGGCGGGCAGAGCTTGTCGGTTTCGGCGCCGACAACAAGGCAGCTTTCGCGCGGCTGCTGGACTGA
- the puhB gene encoding photosynthetic complex putative assembly protein PuhB: MSHDDFDFEPIKGLPENLPEGEEILWQGAPDWWALAREALALYWVAGYFVVLFLWRMIVATETMSLSQAAVASSFFLVLGAVVCGLLMLTALVQAKATVYTVTNRRVALRIGAALSMTLNLPYTWIGNAGLDLRKSGTGTIAFELMGTTRFSYLMTWPHVRPWRMARTEPAFRCIPDAAKVARLIAEAAETRVAEPKLTRITDDDTVAAE, from the coding sequence ATGTCCCACGACGATTTCGACTTTGAGCCTATCAAGGGTCTGCCCGAAAACCTGCCAGAGGGGGAGGAAATCCTCTGGCAGGGGGCACCCGACTGGTGGGCACTGGCCCGCGAGGCGCTCGCGCTTTACTGGGTGGCCGGATATTTCGTCGTGCTGTTTCTCTGGCGCATGATCGTCGCCACCGAGACGATGTCCTTGTCTCAGGCGGCGGTCGCGTCTTCGTTCTTCCTGGTCCTGGGGGCCGTGGTGTGTGGGCTTCTCATGCTCACGGCCCTCGTCCAGGCCAAGGCGACGGTATATACCGTCACCAACCGGCGTGTTGCGCTGCGCATCGGTGCGGCGCTGTCGATGACGCTGAACCTGCCCTACACCTGGATCGGCAATGCAGGGCTTGACCTGCGCAAATCCGGGACGGGCACCATTGCATTCGAACTGATGGGAACCACCCGGTTCTCCTATCTCATGACGTGGCCGCATGTCCGCCCGTGGCGGATGGCCCGTACGGAACCCGCGTTCCGCTGCATCCCTGACGCGGCCAAGGTCGCGCGGCTGATTGCCGAAGCGGCGGAAACGCGGGTTGCCGAACCCAAGCTGACGCGCATCACCGACGACGACACGGTGGCTGCGGAGTAG